Proteins from a single region of Methanocellales archaeon:
- a CDS encoding ferredoxin, protein MKISIDQEECIECGACEDACSEVFVLESGEKASIVKKYQTRGPAEGEVGDDLSSCVQEAADGCPADAINVT, encoded by the coding sequence ATGAAAATCAGTATAGACCAAGAAGAATGTATAGAATGTGGAGCATGCGAAGATGCATGTTCAGAGGTATTTGTTTTGGAAAGTGGTGAAAAAGCAAGTATTGTAAAAAAATATCAGACTAGAGGTCCTGCTGAAGGAGAAGTCGGTGATGATTTAAGCAGTTGTGTGCAGGAAGCTGCTGATGGTTGTCCTGCTGATGCGATAAACGTAACATAG
- a CDS encoding thiamine pyrophosphate-dependent enzyme, producing MSADLSTDAEITWCPGCGNFGIFNAFKKVVKKLEDKGVDRNKLIISSGIGCHGKIVDYIGLSGLYSIHGRSMATVQGIKLGNPDLKVLAFAGDGDAYSEGIAHMIFAAKRNADITVIVHNNGTYALTTGQFSPTSRKGFKGPSLPEGNIEEPLNPLSLLLEAGASFVARGYAGKIDHLSDLIVEAVLHEGFSVIDVLQPSVVFNNTYKLYNEITEIIPKPAKSFEEAVKLAKEMRDRMAIGVFYKVNKPVFHQELMGNWNPIRDKLGRKERLKKVEEFFQQ from the coding sequence TTGAGTGCTGATCTTTCTACTGATGCTGAGATTACCTGGTGTCCTGGTTGTGGGAATTTTGGGATTTTCAATGCATTTAAGAAAGTAGTTAAGAAACTTGAGGACAAAGGAGTAGATCGCAATAAATTGATTATTTCTAGCGGTATTGGCTGCCATGGTAAGATTGTTGATTATATTGGATTAAGTGGTTTGTATTCTATTCATGGTAGGAGTATGGCCACAGTTCAAGGTATAAAACTAGGTAATCCCGATCTTAAGGTGCTAGCTTTTGCCGGGGATGGTGATGCCTATAGTGAGGGTATTGCCCATATGATTTTTGCAGCGAAACGCAATGCAGATATCACAGTGATAGTACATAATAACGGCACATATGCTTTGACTACTGGTCAATTTTCACCGACCAGTAGGAAGGGTTTTAAAGGTCCATCATTACCTGAGGGGAATATTGAAGAGCCGTTAAATCCACTGAGTTTATTGTTGGAGGCTGGCGCTAGTTTTGTCGCCCGGGGGTATGCCGGTAAGATTGATCATCTTTCTGATCTCATTGTTGAGGCAGTATTGCACGAGGGTTTTTCTGTTATTGATGTATTGCAACCAAGTGTTGTATTCAATAATACGTATAAGTTATATAATGAAATAACTGAGATAATTCCTAAGCCCGCGAAGAGTTTTGAGGAAGCAGTCAAGCTTGCAAAAGAAATGAGAGATCGTATGGCTATAGGTGTTTTTTATAAGGTTAATAAACCCGTTTTTCACCAGGAGTTGATGGGCAATTGGAATCCGATTAGAGATAAGCTTGGAAGAAAAGAGAGATTGAAAAAAGTTGAAGAGTTTTTTCAACAATAA
- a CDS encoding 2-oxoacid:acceptor oxidoreductase subunit alpha, producing MKKDVFTYIIGGKAGQGTKKAGIAAANFFTDLKREVFQMNDYPSLIRGGHNFSAVSTSTSKIYSHYMKADLVVALDQRSYDIHKGHVSKNGLMVYNSDKSKGVDVGIPISSEAKKYENSDLIEGVSGISVLIAMVGFDKKKLDEIIKKEYGRNVEDNLKFAHAIFDIATEKIKNKVALNQGDKKFVLLSGSEAIGLGAAAAGLDIYFAYPMTPSTPVLHFFAGNGKKLGVVSVQPENEIAVANMAIGASFTGARSMVGTSGGGFCLMQEAFSLAGMVEAPVLFYVGQRPGPSTGVPTYTEQGELLFSLNPGQGEFPRIVASPGNIEEAFYLTAELLNLVWRFQTPAILLSEKHLGESSMSVTLHPHKAKWAEPVLHKGGQYKRYRYTKDGISPLLFPPSDMLIKWNSYEHDELGLTTEEADLVAKMHDKRLRKQKSLVNHLKKMHTVNIFGEAEPLIFTFGSTTMSVLEALGYGDLNMTVVQPIYLKPFPVWELEIFKGKSAIVVEQNSTGQLASLLREKAGIVAGASILKYDGRPFNPIDLANRIKKVVKVEC from the coding sequence ATGAAAAAAGACGTTTTCACCTATATTATTGGCGGAAAAGCTGGTCAGGGTACAAAAAAAGCAGGTATTGCGGCAGCTAACTTTTTCACTGATTTGAAACGGGAAGTTTTTCAGATGAATGATTACCCCAGTCTAATTCGTGGTGGTCATAATTTTTCAGCGGTTAGCACTTCTACATCGAAAATTTATAGCCATTATATGAAAGCAGATCTTGTTGTAGCTCTTGATCAACGAAGCTACGATATTCACAAGGGTCATGTCTCTAAAAATGGATTAATGGTTTACAACTCCGATAAATCAAAAGGAGTGGACGTTGGTATTCCTATAAGTTCTGAAGCTAAGAAATATGAGAATTCAGATCTCATTGAGGGTGTTTCTGGTATATCTGTCCTCATTGCAATGGTTGGATTTGACAAGAAGAAATTAGATGAGATCATTAAAAAAGAGTATGGACGTAATGTTGAGGATAACCTCAAGTTTGCTCATGCTATTTTTGATATCGCTACTGAAAAAATAAAAAACAAGGTTGCCTTGAATCAAGGTGATAAAAAATTTGTATTATTGTCAGGTAGTGAAGCTATAGGTTTGGGTGCTGCGGCTGCTGGTCTTGATATCTATTTTGCTTATCCGATGACGCCTTCTACGCCCGTACTTCATTTTTTTGCAGGTAATGGTAAAAAACTTGGTGTTGTATCCGTTCAGCCTGAAAATGAGATAGCAGTTGCTAATATGGCTATTGGTGCAAGTTTTACTGGCGCTCGTAGCATGGTTGGTACCAGTGGCGGCGGTTTTTGCTTGATGCAGGAGGCTTTCTCTCTTGCAGGAATGGTAGAAGCACCGGTGCTGTTCTATGTCGGTCAGCGTCCAGGACCAAGCACAGGTGTGCCAACATATACTGAACAAGGCGAGTTATTGTTCTCTCTTAATCCTGGCCAAGGTGAGTTTCCCCGTATTGTGGCATCTCCTGGTAACATAGAGGAGGCATTCTATTTAACTGCTGAGCTGTTGAATCTGGTATGGCGCTTTCAAACACCAGCAATTTTGTTGTCTGAGAAGCATTTAGGTGAAAGTAGCATGAGTGTTACCCTTCATCCTCACAAAGCTAAGTGGGCTGAACCAGTTCTTCATAAAGGTGGTCAATACAAACGTTATCGTTATACAAAGGATGGTATCTCTCCGTTGTTGTTTCCACCGAGTGATATGTTGATTAAGTGGAATAGTTACGAGCATGATGAACTAGGTTTGACCACAGAAGAAGCTGATTTAGTTGCTAAGATGCATGATAAAAGACTAAGGAAACAGAAAAGCTTGGTTAATCATTTAAAAAAAATGCACACTGTTAATATATTTGGCGAGGCAGAGCCTTTGATTTTCACCTTTGGCTCTACCACGATGAGTGTTTTGGAAGCTTTGGGTTATGGTGATTTAAATATGACAGTAGTTCAGCCCATTTATCTTAAACCATTCCCTGTATGGGAATTAGAGATATTTAAAGGAAAGTCAGCTATTGTTGTGGAGCAGAATAGCACTGGTCAACTTGCATCTTTATTACGGGAAAAAGCTGGTATTGTAGCCGGTGCTTCTATTCTGAAATATGATGGACGTCCGTTTAATCCGATTGATTTAGCAAATAGGATAAAGAAGGTGGTAAAGGTTGAGTGCTGA
- a CDS encoding class II SORL domain-containing protein yields the protein METKMEEKIGDLIQEADWKKEKHVPVIECPDEMDKDEMFEVRVGLGKEIAHPNTTEHHIRWIDLYFHPDGEKFPYQIGHYEFNAHGESVEGPNKSTIYTHHAVTTSFKTSKPGTILALALCNIHGLWQSSKSIDVK from the coding sequence ATGGAAACGAAAATGGAAGAAAAAATAGGTGATTTAATACAAGAGGCCGATTGGAAGAAAGAAAAGCATGTTCCAGTTATTGAATGTCCGGATGAAATGGACAAGGATGAAATGTTTGAGGTAAGGGTAGGTCTTGGAAAGGAAATTGCCCATCCTAATACCACTGAGCATCATATAAGATGGATTGATTTATATTTCCATCCGGATGGTGAAAAGTTCCCGTATCAAATTGGTCACTATGAATTCAATGCCCATGGTGAGTCTGTTGAAGGTCCGAATAAGAGCACTATTTATACCCATCACGCTGTAACAACGAGTTTTAAAACCAGTAAACCTGGAACAATACTTGCACTTGCTTTATGCAATATCCATGGTCTCTGGCAGTCATCTAAATCTATTGATGTGAAATAA
- a CDS encoding DJ-1/PfpI/YhbO family deglycase/protease, protein MKDVSVDNFDALLIPGGYSPDKLRSHDEAVRFVKDFMSSGKPVFSICHGPQLLITADVLKGRKVTGWKSIIQDIKNAGAIFIDEEVVEDDNLVSSRSPGDLPAFIYASLEKLK, encoded by the coding sequence ATAAAAGATGTATCTGTTGACAATTTTGATGCATTGTTGATACCTGGTGGTTATTCCCCTGATAAGCTTAGATCTCATGATGAAGCAGTAAGGTTTGTAAAAGATTTTATGTCCAGTGGTAAACCTGTGTTTTCAATTTGTCATGGTCCACAATTGTTGATTACTGCAGATGTTCTTAAGGGTCGTAAGGTAACTGGTTGGAAGTCTATTATTCAGGATATAAAAAATGCAGGTGCAATTTTTATAGACGAGGAAGTTGTGGAAGATGATAATCTAGTTAGTAGTCGCAGTCCTGGTGATCTTCCAGCGTTTATTTATGCAAGTTTAGAGAAATTAAAATAA
- a CDS encoding DJ-1/PfpI family protein: MRNIAVIIDDMFEDSEYTEPASAFTTAGHKLAHVGLKEGKTVKGKKREQRLL, encoded by the coding sequence TTGAGAAATATTGCAGTAATAATTGACGATATGTTTGAAGACTCTGAGTATACGGAACCTGCATCTGCTTTTACAACGGCAGGCCATAAACTTGCCCATGTTGGTTTGAAAGAAGGGAAAACAGTAAAGGGAAAAAAGAGGGAACAGAGGTTACTATAG
- a CDS encoding DsrE family protein gives MGDSILYVQTSDTPERQYAPLVLAQTAKMMDIEAKVYYLGQGLRILRLGAAEKIKLGSFPSVAEMLKKTMDMGIEIYVCEASKQMLGWEKVELMQGVKIVGAGTLNDLALDAGATMWF, from the coding sequence ATGGGAGACTCCATTTTGTATGTGCAAACAAGTGATACCCCGGAAAGGCAGTATGCTCCTTTGGTTTTGGCGCAAACTGCGAAGATGATGGATATTGAAGCAAAAGTGTACTATCTTGGACAAGGCCTTCGTATACTCCGCCTTGGAGCTGCTGAAAAGATTAAACTTGGTAGTTTTCCCAGTGTAGCTGAGATGCTTAAAAAAACCATGGACATGGGGATAGAAATCTATGTTTGTGAGGCATCCAAACAGATGCTTGGCTGGGAAAAGGTTGAATTAATGCAGGGGGTAAAAATCGTCGGCGCAGGCACACTAAATGATTTAGCACTAGATGCTGGTGCAACAATGTGGTTTTAA
- a CDS encoding sulfurtransferase TusA family protein, with translation MTYSDLVPDKELDCVGFYCPMPISMTKEAIENIDIGQVLRVDADDPAAEEDIKRWAKRTGHDILKFEKEGTILTFYIKRMK, from the coding sequence ATGACGTATTCCGATCTTGTGCCAGATAAAGAGCTGGATTGTGTCGGTTTCTACTGCCCTATGCCCATCTCCATGACAAAGGAGGCAATAGAAAACATTGACATAGGGCAGGTGCTGAGGGTGGATGCTGATGATCCTGCAGCTGAAGAGGATATCAAGCGTTGGGCCAAGAGGACCGGACACGATATTCTGAAATTTGAAAAAGAGGGGACAATATTGACATTCTATATAAAAAGGATGAAATGA
- a CDS encoding FAD-dependent oxidoreductase, with protein sequence MYDLIIVGAGPAGITAAVYAARKKMKTLVITKNIGGYASLSSSVENYIGYQFISGLELVKKFKEHLKSFDVEIKEDTEVLCVRKINNHFRVETDKGEYECLTAIVATGRQPRLLGVPGEVEFRNRGVTYCATCDAPLFAGKDVAVIGGGNSATDATIQLTSIANKIYLINIDEDLAGDGIMVEKIKKSDKVEILNNAKTKEILGDKFVNKIKVLVNKSVERILDVQGVFIEIGSMPVKGPGCGVNTNEKDEILVNQRCETDIPGLFAAGDVTDVPEKQIIVAAGQGAIASLSAFKYLSKNIFDA encoded by the coding sequence ATGTATGACCTGATAATCGTCGGAGCGGGTCCTGCAGGCATAACCGCTGCAGTGTATGCTGCAAGAAAAAAGATGAAGACCCTCGTGATAACGAAAAATATCGGTGGATATGCCTCACTTTCCAGCTCAGTCGAAAACTACATTGGCTATCAGTTTATCTCAGGTCTCGAGCTGGTAAAAAAGTTCAAAGAACACCTGAAAAGTTTTGATGTTGAAATAAAAGAGGATACCGAGGTACTGTGCGTCAGAAAAATAAACAATCATTTCAGGGTGGAGACGGATAAAGGAGAATATGAGTGTTTAACTGCGATAGTTGCTACAGGAAGACAGCCAAGATTACTTGGTGTGCCAGGCGAAGTAGAATTTAGGAACCGAGGAGTTACTTATTGCGCAACATGTGATGCACCTCTATTTGCGGGAAAAGACGTTGCAGTGATTGGTGGTGGTAATTCTGCCACGGATGCGACTATTCAGCTAACGTCCATTGCAAACAAAATTTATCTGATTAATATCGATGAGGATCTGGCAGGGGATGGGATAATGGTGGAAAAGATAAAAAAATCAGATAAAGTTGAAATCCTTAACAACGCCAAAACAAAAGAGATTTTGGGCGATAAATTTGTCAATAAAATCAAAGTACTGGTTAACAAATCGGTGGAAAGAATCTTAGATGTGCAGGGCGTTTTCATCGAGATCGGCTCAATGCCCGTCAAAGGGCCCGGGTGTGGTGTCAATACCAACGAAAAGGACGAGATCCTTGTGAACCAGCGGTGTGAAACTGATATTCCTGGATTATTTGCCGCAGGGGATGTTACTGATGTTCCTGAAAAACAGATAATTGTTGCCGCTGGGCAAGGAGCTATTGCAAGTCTTTCAGCTTTTAAGTACCTCTCAAAAAACATTTTTGATGCGTAG
- a CDS encoding glutaredoxin domain-containing protein, which produces MAKIKVYSTPTCPYCRLAKNFLKERGVDFEDVDVSVDRKAAEEMIQKSGQMGVPQIEINEKIIVGFDKGAIEKELSK; this is translated from the coding sequence ATGGCAAAGATTAAGGTGTACTCAACACCCACGTGCCCCTACTGTCGGCTGGCAAAAAATTTTCTAAAAGAAAGAGGTGTTGACTTTGAAGACGTAGACGTTTCAGTGGATCGCAAAGCTGCAGAAGAGATGATACAAAAATCTGGACAAATGGGAGTCCCTCAAATTGAAATCAACGAAAAAATCATCGTGGGTTTTGATAAAGGAGCGATAGAAAAGGAGCTAAGTAAGTAA
- a CDS encoding NifU family protein: MEKKVQSVLNKMRPSLQADGGDVELVEITSDGVVKVKLKGACSGCALSQMTLKMGIERAIKQEVPEVKEVISV; this comes from the coding sequence ATGGAAAAGAAAGTGCAATCTGTTTTAAATAAGATGAGGCCCTCGCTACAAGCGGACGGTGGCGATGTGGAATTGGTAGAGATCACATCCGATGGAGTGGTAAAGGTAAAGCTAAAAGGTGCATGTAGCGGATGTGCGCTGAGTCAGATGACACTAAAAATGGGCATAGAGAGGGCAATAAAGCAAGAAGTACCAGAGGTAAAAGAAGTTATCTCTGTATAA
- a CDS encoding rubredoxin, translated as MDKYICTVCEYVYDPKVGDPDSGIKPGTPFEELPDDWVCPLCGVSKDQFEKLVE; from the coding sequence ATGGACAAATATATATGTACAGTTTGTGAGTATGTGTATGATCCGAAAGTTGGCGATCCCGATTCTGGGATTAAGCCTGGAACGCCCTTTGAGGAGCTGCCAGATGATTGGGTTTGCCCTCTTTGTGGGGTATCCAAAGACCAGTTCGAAAAGTTAGTGGAATGA
- a CDS encoding FprA family A-type flavoprotein, translating into MKPRELKPDIYSIGAVDWDRRLFDELIPLPDGTSYNSYLVKGSEKTALIDTVDPTMGDVLIKNLNQLDIKDIDYIIVNHAEQDHSGYLPQIIDAYPDAKVVTNPKCKALLRDLLAIPENKFITVDDGGILSLGDKTLEFIYAPWVHWPETMLTYLREDRILFPCDLFGSHLATSDLYVTDEATVYESAKRYYAEIMMPFRTTLQKNLEKIKDLEIDLIAPSHGPIYANPKFILEAYRHWVLDLPDNTVVVPYVSMHGSTKEMVDYFVGALTERGITVKQFKLSNTDIGKLAMTLVDAATVVMGVPTTLAGAHPLAFYAAYLVKVLRPKLKFVSIIGSYSWGGKAVEQLAEIISSLDVEILDPVYCKGFPRTKDFESLDKLADTIYKKHQEMSL; encoded by the coding sequence ATGAAACCCAGGGAGCTGAAACCAGACATTTACTCGATTGGGGCTGTTGATTGGGATAGAAGATTGTTTGATGAGCTCATACCGCTTCCTGATGGAACCAGCTACAACTCCTATTTAGTGAAAGGTAGCGAAAAAACGGCTTTGATAGACACCGTGGATCCAACCATGGGGGATGTTTTGATAAAGAATCTTAACCAGCTTGACATTAAAGATATAGACTATATAATTGTAAATCACGCCGAGCAGGACCATTCCGGATACTTGCCACAGATAATCGATGCCTATCCCGATGCCAAGGTTGTCACCAACCCAAAGTGTAAAGCCCTGCTTAGGGATTTGCTTGCAATACCTGAGAATAAGTTCATAACGGTGGACGATGGAGGCATCCTATCGTTGGGGGACAAAACGCTGGAGTTCATCTATGCACCCTGGGTACACTGGCCTGAGACCATGTTGACCTACCTAAGGGAAGACAGAATCCTGTTTCCCTGCGACCTGTTCGGCTCTCATCTGGCGACATCTGATTTGTATGTAACTGATGAAGCAACGGTCTATGAATCAGCCAAGAGATATTATGCGGAAATCATGATGCCCTTCAGGACGACCCTCCAGAAGAATTTGGAGAAAATAAAGGACTTGGAAATAGACCTTATTGCACCCAGTCACGGTCCCATATATGCAAATCCGAAGTTTATCCTCGAGGCATACAGACATTGGGTTCTGGATCTGCCAGATAATACGGTGGTAGTGCCCTATGTATCCATGCACGGTAGCACAAAGGAGATGGTGGATTATTTCGTAGGGGCTCTGACTGAAAGAGGGATAACTGTGAAACAGTTTAAACTGTCAAATACTGACATCGGAAAGTTGGCAATGACGCTGGTAGATGCCGCCACTGTTGTCATGGGGGTCCCCACCACATTGGCCGGTGCACATCCACTTGCTTTTTATGCTGCCTACCTCGTAAAGGTCCTCAGACCAAAATTAAAATTTGTTTCTATCATTGGCTCCTATAGTTGGGGTGGTAAGGCAGTAGAACAACTTGCAGAGATTATTTCCAGCTTGGATGTTGAGATACTGGACCCAGTCTACTGTAAGGGCTTTCCAAGGACGAAAGATTTTGAGTCTCTGGATAAGTTGGCTGATACCATCTACAAAAAGCACCAAGAGATGAGTCTGTGA
- the hcp gene encoding hydroxylamine reductase, with amino-acid sequence MEDLKMFCYQCSQTARGTGCTIKGVCGKEATVARLQDNLLLTAKGMSAYLYHARELGFTDQEIDAFLERVFYSTFTNVNFDAANFVQLAVEAGKMNLKTMRLLKEAHIKAYGEPEPTEVQTGTRKGRGIIVTGHGLKALEALLKQTEGTGINVYTHSELLPAHGYPGLKKYDHLAGNLGGAWFDQKQLFSKYPTAILGTSNCVLIPKEDYKDRMFTTGPTRLPGVKHIEGYDYTPVIEKAESLPELDEKPGDVVLTTGFSKSVVLSLKDKIKKLVEAGKIRHFFLVGGCDSPHSKAQYYRDFVQRLPRDTVVLTLACGKFRINDLQLGDIDGIPRLIDLGQCNDAIVAIDIASALAEIFGVGINELPLTLVLSWMEQKAVAILWTLLSLGIKGIYIGPILPAWVNDDILKVLQDNYDLRLIGNPADDLKEMLS; translated from the coding sequence ATGGAAGACTTGAAAATGTTTTGTTATCAATGCTCTCAAACTGCAAGAGGTACTGGCTGTACCATTAAAGGCGTATGCGGAAAAGAAGCCACAGTTGCTCGGCTACAGGATAATCTGCTGCTCACAGCTAAGGGTATGTCAGCCTATCTTTATCATGCGAGAGAACTTGGATTTACTGATCAAGAAATAGATGCATTTTTAGAGAGGGTATTTTACTCCACCTTCACCAACGTCAACTTTGATGCTGCAAACTTTGTCCAACTGGCTGTTGAAGCAGGAAAAATGAACCTAAAAACGATGAGACTTTTGAAGGAAGCCCATATTAAAGCCTATGGGGAACCCGAGCCGACTGAAGTGCAGACAGGAACGAGAAAAGGTCGGGGAATTATCGTTACTGGCCATGGATTGAAAGCACTCGAGGCTTTACTCAAGCAAACCGAAGGAACAGGCATAAATGTCTACACTCACTCGGAGTTGCTTCCTGCCCATGGCTATCCGGGGTTGAAAAAGTATGACCACCTGGCAGGGAATTTGGGAGGGGCATGGTTCGACCAGAAGCAATTATTTTCAAAATATCCTACAGCAATCCTTGGAACATCCAATTGTGTCCTGATCCCCAAGGAAGATTACAAAGACCGAATGTTCACGACCGGACCGACCCGGCTACCGGGTGTAAAACACATTGAGGGATACGATTACACTCCCGTGATAGAAAAAGCCGAATCGCTGCCTGAGCTTGATGAGAAACCCGGAGACGTTGTATTGACTACTGGCTTCTCCAAGTCCGTGGTTCTGTCCTTGAAGGACAAGATAAAAAAACTGGTGGAGGCCGGCAAGATCCGCCATTTCTTCCTCGTAGGGGGTTGTGACTCACCTCACAGTAAGGCACAGTACTATCGGGATTTTGTTCAGCGGCTGCCGCGGGATACCGTCGTCCTAACGCTGGCCTGCGGTAAGTTCAGAATCAACGATTTACAGCTTGGAGACATAGATGGAATCCCCAGACTGATTGACTTGGGTCAATGTAACGATGCGATAGTTGCCATCGATATAGCCTCTGCTCTTGCTGAGATCTTTGGCGTAGGGATAAACGAGCTTCCGCTGACATTGGTCTTGAGTTGGATGGAGCAAAAGGCGGTTGCCATTCTCTGGACACTTCTTTCATTGGGCATAAAGGGCATATACATCGGTCCCATACTTCCTGCCTGGGTGAATGACGACATTCTGAAAGTACTCCAAGATAACTATGACCTAAGGCTGATAGGCAATCCAGCGGACGATTTGAAGGAAATGCTGAGTTGA
- a CDS encoding 2-isopropylmalate synthase has protein sequence MTGETPFKDIKFFDTTLRDGEQTPGVSLTAEEKLRIARKLDSIGVHVIEAGSAITSEGERASIKTIANEGLNAEICSFARVLKKDIDIALGCDVDSVHLVVPVSDLHIERKLKKDRETVKQMAVSVTEYAKDHGLIVELSGEDASRADIDYLISVYEEGIKAGADRLCFCDTVGVLLPERTEDIFRRLVKLNAPISVHCHNDFGLATANSIAALRVGAKQVHVTANGLGERAGNAALEEVVMTLEALYNYDTGIDTTNLYTASRLVSRLTGILVAPNKAIIGDYAFTHESGIHTHGVLASPNTYEPMSPEIVGRTRKIVLGKHAGKSSVNLALKEFGLKASEEQLDEIVRRIKDLGDKGKKTTDADLQAIAEAVLGVYREAKVKLDELTVVSGNKVTPTASVKLKVGDQDIIESGIGVGPVDAALHALRRAIEDIADIELDEYRVEAITGGTDALVEVWVKLSRDGKTVTARGAREDIIMASVEAMLEGINRLM, from the coding sequence ATGACAGGAGAGACCCCGTTTAAGGATATAAAATTCTTCGATACGACGCTTAGAGATGGTGAGCAAACACCCGGCGTTTCACTGACCGCAGAAGAAAAGTTGCGGATCGCTCGTAAGCTTGATTCCATAGGAGTGCACGTGATAGAGGCGGGCTCTGCGATCACCTCTGAGGGCGAGCGAGCATCTATCAAAACGATCGCCAATGAAGGCTTAAATGCAGAGATATGCAGTTTTGCCAGGGTGCTTAAGAAGGATATAGACATAGCATTAGGTTGTGATGTGGATTCGGTCCACTTGGTGGTACCGGTCTCAGACCTTCACATCGAGAGAAAACTAAAGAAGGATCGCGAAACTGTAAAACAGATGGCAGTCAGCGTTACGGAGTACGCAAAAGACCATGGCTTGATCGTTGAGTTGAGCGGAGAGGATGCATCCCGGGCAGATATTGATTATCTGATTTCTGTGTATGAGGAAGGAATAAAAGCGGGTGCAGACCGCCTATGCTTCTGCGATACAGTAGGGGTGTTGCTACCTGAGCGGACGGAAGATATATTTAGGAGGCTTGTCAAACTAAATGCACCGATAAGCGTGCATTGTCATAATGATTTTGGATTGGCGACTGCCAACTCAATCGCTGCACTTAGAGTGGGGGCGAAACAAGTGCATGTTACCGCCAATGGATTAGGTGAAAGGGCAGGCAATGCTGCCTTAGAAGAGGTTGTGATGACGCTGGAGGCATTGTATAACTATGATACGGGCATAGATACCACAAATCTGTATACGGCATCTCGCCTAGTGAGTAGGCTGACCGGCATACTGGTTGCCCCTAACAAAGCGATCATAGGGGATTATGCCTTCACCCACGAGTCGGGCATCCATACCCATGGAGTACTAGCCTCCCCTAATACATATGAGCCGATGTCTCCGGAAATAGTTGGCAGAACCAGAAAGATCGTGCTTGGTAAACATGCAGGAAAAAGCTCTGTCAATCTAGCCCTAAAGGAATTTGGATTGAAAGCCAGCGAGGAGCAGTTAGATGAGATCGTTCGCAGGATAAAGGATTTGGGCGATAAGGGGAAGAAAACGACAGATGCAGACCTACAGGCCATAGCAGAAGCTGTATTGGGCGTATATCGAGAGGCAAAGGTGAAATTGGACGAACTGACCGTCGTGTCTGGAAACAAAGTCACTCCAACTGCCTCAGTTAAGCTAAAAGTAGGCGACCAGGATATAATCGAATCTGGTATCGGTGTCGGACCAGTAGACGCTGCCCTTCATGCATTACGAAGGGCCATAGAGGACATAGCAGATATTGAGTTGGATGAATATCGCGTAGAGGCCATTACGGGCGGCACAGATGCCTTGGTGGAGGTATGGGTCAAGCTGAGCAGGGACGGAAAGACCGTTACAGCCAGAGGTGCAAGAGAAGATATCATAATGGCATCCGTAGAGGCCATGTTAGAGGGAATCAACCGACTGATGTGA